One Alicyclobacillus acidoterrestris DNA window includes the following coding sequences:
- a CDS encoding ROK family protein, whose protein sequence is MTLYFGVDVGGTSIKTALVTEKGEMVTKSSFATNPHRCPEDVCNELQGVLHQAVEKAACSMSDVVGVGVGLPGFLDLQKGEIIKLPNIGWERVPFIQIAESAFHLPVVMENDAKVAALAESWIGAGQHALALGCVTVGTGVGGGFVVHQRLYRGVNGMAGEVGHLTVDKGGLPCHCGRRGCLETVASATAMVRRAKELQASGQLSDEIAIDEAKTIFDLAEKGDNIAQQIIDEAADWLGFGLSIIAGTVNPDTILIGGGISKAGDVFLRPVTEAFRRYALHLVADACTVRAAKLTNDAGVIGASRLVSQRESLRR, encoded by the coding sequence GTGACACTGTATTTCGGAGTCGATGTCGGCGGGACAAGCATTAAGACCGCGTTAGTCACAGAAAAGGGAGAAATGGTCACCAAATCATCATTTGCCACAAATCCTCACAGGTGCCCTGAGGACGTCTGCAACGAACTGCAGGGCGTTCTGCATCAGGCCGTAGAAAAGGCTGCTTGTAGCATGTCGGACGTCGTTGGCGTCGGTGTCGGACTACCTGGCTTTTTAGATCTACAAAAGGGCGAAATCATCAAATTACCGAACATCGGATGGGAACGGGTTCCATTTATTCAAATCGCGGAAAGCGCATTTCATCTCCCTGTCGTCATGGAGAACGACGCCAAGGTCGCCGCGCTCGCAGAATCCTGGATTGGCGCTGGACAACACGCGCTCGCGTTGGGCTGTGTGACGGTTGGGACGGGGGTCGGTGGCGGTTTTGTCGTTCACCAACGGCTGTATCGCGGCGTCAACGGGATGGCCGGCGAGGTCGGTCACCTGACAGTCGACAAAGGCGGCCTGCCCTGCCATTGTGGTCGGCGTGGTTGCCTGGAAACTGTCGCGTCTGCGACCGCCATGGTACGCCGCGCCAAGGAGTTGCAAGCATCGGGCCAATTGTCGGACGAAATCGCGATTGACGAAGCCAAGACCATTTTTGATCTCGCCGAAAAAGGCGACAACATCGCGCAACAGATTATTGATGAAGCTGCGGATTGGCTTGGATTTGGCCTGTCCATCATCGCCGGTACGGTCAATCCCGATACCATTTTAATTGGCGGCGGCATCTCAAAGGCCGGGGACGTCTTCCTCCGCCCAGTGACCGAAGCGTTTCGCCGATACGCATTACACCTCGTGGCGGATGCGTGCACCGTGCGCGCTGCAAAGCTGACAAACGATGCGGGCGTCATTGGAGCCTCCCGCCTGGTTTCACAGCGTGAGAGCTTACGGCGATAG
- the hprK gene encoding HPr(Ser) kinase/phosphatase yields MDRLTVQQLIQQFGLELLAGEQGISRAIESDDIHRPGLELTGYLGYFPSERIQVLGRTEITYLQSLDADERELRTRDVVALEPPCFIVTRGQQQLEFFVKHCDAHGVPLLRTASKSTPFISLLGNYLERQLAEEQSIHGVCMNIFGVGVSLRGASGIGKSEVALSLIERGHRLVSDDIVRVKKVGPDALVGTHNTNNRELLHLRGIGFIDVTRLFGSGAFQDETHLDVEIELIPWDDHVDTELISLGSEGNTSEYLGVAIPHIEIPVRPGRDIASLVEVACKNWRLKREGYDALAVFQERIWSNPDAEHP; encoded by the coding sequence GTGGACCGTCTAACTGTACAACAGCTCATCCAACAGTTTGGCCTCGAATTGCTCGCAGGCGAACAAGGCATATCCCGCGCCATTGAAAGTGACGACATTCACCGCCCAGGCCTTGAGTTGACAGGGTATCTCGGATACTTCCCAAGTGAACGCATCCAAGTCCTCGGGCGAACGGAAATCACGTACTTGCAATCGCTGGATGCCGACGAGCGCGAGTTGCGCACCCGCGACGTCGTCGCGTTGGAGCCGCCGTGTTTCATTGTCACGCGCGGTCAACAGCAGCTCGAATTCTTCGTCAAGCACTGTGATGCACACGGCGTGCCCTTGTTGCGGACAGCGAGCAAATCGACGCCGTTCATTAGCCTTTTAGGCAATTATTTAGAACGTCAGCTCGCCGAAGAGCAATCCATTCACGGCGTCTGCATGAACATTTTCGGCGTCGGCGTATCGCTTCGCGGTGCCAGTGGTATCGGGAAAAGCGAAGTTGCTCTGTCGCTGATCGAACGCGGCCACCGGCTCGTCTCCGACGACATCGTCCGCGTTAAAAAAGTGGGGCCTGACGCACTCGTCGGCACGCACAACACCAACAACCGAGAGTTACTGCATCTGCGTGGCATCGGCTTTATCGATGTGACGCGGCTGTTTGGCTCCGGGGCATTCCAGGATGAAACGCACCTCGACGTCGAGATCGAGCTGATTCCTTGGGACGATCACGTCGACACCGAACTCATCTCCCTCGGCTCCGAAGGCAACACTTCCGAATATCTCGGCGTCGCGATTCCGCATATCGAAATCCCCGTGCGCCCTGGCCGGGACATCGCTTCCCTCGTCGAAGTGGCCTGCAAAAACTGGCGACTCAAGCGCGAAGGCTACGACGCACTCGCGGTCTTCCAGGAGCGCATTTGGTCAAATCCGGACGCGGAGCATCCGTGA